A genomic stretch from Triplophysa dalaica isolate WHDGS20190420 chromosome 4, ASM1584641v1, whole genome shotgun sequence includes:
- the srrm4 gene encoding serine/arginine repetitive matrix protein 4 codes for MEGVLQGEKQLFEKFWMGTFKAVAMPRPESIIVASITARRAVTKLETAVSLSPKDNEEKAETKETVAEPRKKNRHIKHRGRKHHSHRRYRSVSSDADLSPRPVPKAKKKKRKKSERKRRRHRSPSCSPSPVRKKKKKSSKKRKRHRSASRKGRHNGSSPRHKKKEDKKHKRRSRSHPHRRHRRRKAEIRSSSNVEHRDRSEDFEKSSFPESGHSSADHRGNARRSAIKLTSKISSKCCCRFPAGTVSPPHRGVEGLNKMEIVPDSLSVKGKGHAEYDSGNDTSSPPSSKTAIARSKVVGNEKVSCLTSSEKLRLVDGDNASDSGNSLTSYDSLGKPVLRENTPHTFSKLKSEDLSRCSDLERTQSPHLASNRNRSPFYDRYQNRTRPRSRSISSQSRYLGRYSRSRSLSSGRRSYSRSSSHSLDSRSLSSASSWRSLSNSPDRFRERKRHCSSCERRKRSRRRPCSPMRKRRRDSPSHLEARRITSARKRPIPYHRPSPSISSRSSSLLSWHLFSLNRSRSRSRSRTYSSYRSYSRSSSWNSVYSRRSRSRSYDSVSSYSRDRR; via the exons GTTGGAGACAGCCGTTAGCCTGTCGCCTAAAGACAACGAGGAGAAAGCGGAAACTAAAGAAACAGTTGCAGAACCTCGAAAGAAAAATAGACACATAAAACACAGAGGTCGTAAACATCACAGCCACCGCCGATATCGCAG TGTGTCTTCTGATGCCGATCTTTCCCCTCGGCCGGTGCCTAAAGCgaagaaaaagaagaggaagaagtctgagaggaagaggaggagacaCAG GTCTCCCTCCTGCAGTCCGTCGCCGGTgaggaaaaaaaagaagaagagcTCAAAGAAAAGGAAGCGACACAG GTCTGCCTCAAGGAAGGGGAGACACAA TGGTTCGAGTCCCAGACATAAAAAGAAGGAggacaaaaaacataaaaggag GTCAAGGAGCCACCCTCATCGCAGACACAGACGCCGGAAAGCAGAAATCAGGAGTTCCTCCAATGTGGAACACAGGGACAG ATCTGAGGATTTTGAAAAATCTAGTTTCCCAGAGAGTGGGCATTCATCAGCTGATCACAGAGGCAACGCACGCAGGTCGGCAATCAAGCTGACCAGTAAAATCTCGTCTAAGTGCTGCTGCCGTTTTCCTGCAGGCACC GTCTCTCCACCACATCGTGGGGTTGAAGGTTTAAACAAAATGGAGATTGTCCCGGACTCGCTGTCCGTTAAGGGCAAAGGACACGCGGAGTACGATTCGGGAAATGACACATCCTCTCCGCCATCAAGTAAAACTGCCATCGCGAGGTCGAAGGTCGTAGGAAATGAAAAGGTCTCATGTCTGACATCTTCGGAGAAACTTAGACTTGTTGACGGGGACAATGCCTCAGATTCAGGCAATTCGCTGACCAGTTATGACTCTTTGGGTAAACCTGTGCTCAGAGAAAATACCCCACACACCTTCAGCAAGCTTAAAAG TGAAGATCTGAGCAGGTGCTCCGATTTAGAAAGGACACAGTCTCCACATCTCGCATCTAATAGGAATCGGAGTCCATTTTATGATAGATATCAGAATCGAACAAGACCCCGCAGCAGAAGCATATCATCCCAAAGCAGATACTTAGGACGCTATTCCAGGAGCCGATCCCTGTCCTCGGGGAGGAG ATCATATTCCCGTTCATCCAGTCATTCGCTGGATTCGCGGAGTCTGTCCAGCGCAAGCAGCTGGCGTAGTCTCAGTAACTCACCAGACAG ATTTCGAGAGCGGAAAAGACACTGCAGCTCTTGCGAGAGAAGAAAGCGCAGTCGGAGAAGACCTTGTTCTCCAATGAGGAAGAGAAGAAGAGATTCTCCCAGCCACCTGGAAGCCCGTAGAATAACGAG TGCCAGAAAGAGGCCCATCCCCTACCACCGGCCCAGCCCTTCCATCAGCAGCCGTTCCTCCAGCCTCCTCTCCTGGCacctgttttctctcaatcgcAGTCGTTCACGCAGCCGGAGTCGCACTTATTCCTCGTACAGGAGCTACAGTCGAAGCTCATCATGGAACTCCGTATATAGCAGACGCAGTCGAAGTAGAAGCTATGACTCAGTGTCGAGCTACAGCCGAGACCGTCGCTAA